The genomic stretch TCATTGCCCGGCTTGACGTCCAGCTGCATCGGCTTGATCAGTTCAGCCCAGTTCTTGTGGATCATATGTCCCTCCATCCTTGTTTGCCTTCATGTCCAAAAAGGCAAACGCCCGAGGTTTCAAAATGACGGATTGGGGCCGCGCAAAAGATGCACGACCCCAACGCGTTCGAAGTGGTTTAGACGCGGCGGCGCTTTGGCGGGCGGCAGCCGTTATGCGCCATCGGGGTCACATCACGGATCGAGGTGATGTTGAAACCGACAGCCGCCAGCGCGCGCAGCGCGGATTCACGACCGGAACCGGGGCCTTGCACTTCGACTTCCAGCGTCTTGACGCCGTGGTCCTGTGCTTTCTTGCCCGCATCCTCGGCAGCCATCTGGGCGGCGTAAGGCGTGGATTTCCGCGACCCTTTGAAACCCATCGTGCCAGCGGACGACCATGCGATCGCATTGCCCTGCACATCCGAGATCAGGATCTTGGTGTTGTTGAACGAAGAATTCACATGAGCAACGCCAGCGGCGATGTTCTTG from Yoonia vestfoldensis encodes the following:
- the rpsK gene encoding 30S ribosomal protein S11: MARDTKRTKKKVSKNIAAGVAHVNSSFNNTKILISDVQGNAIAWSSAGTMGFKGSRKSTPYAAQMAAEDAGKKAQDHGVKTLEVEVQGPGSGRESALRALAAVGFNITSIRDVTPMAHNGCRPPKRRRV